A window of Oncorhynchus keta strain PuntledgeMale-10-30-2019 chromosome 27, Oket_V2, whole genome shotgun sequence contains these coding sequences:
- the LOC118359886 gene encoding lysine-specific demethylase 5C-like isoform X5 has product MAMEGEDFVPPPECPVFEPSWEEFQDPLGYIAKIRPIAEKSGICKIRPPADWQPPFAVEVDSFRFTPRIQRLNELEAETRVKLNYLDRIAKFWEIQGSSLKIPNIERRILDLFSLSKVVIEEGGFDIVSKERRWARVAQKLGYPPGKNIGSLLRSHYERIVYPFEVFHTGASLPQTKPKLYDGEEVHREYKPHSIPLRQSVQPSKTSSYGRRANRLQPDPDPTEEDIEKNPELKKLQIYGAGPKMMGLGLVPRNKSIPKKEELPQTVTVRAAAPAVQVKEQPGEVKEKGGDGSTTTMAPPPSDATIKIEVKKEEEKHEGGAAHDSGDQDSGENGDGPCTKMTMRLRRNLGNPQFVDSFVCRMCGRGDEDEKLLLCDGCDDNYHTFCLLPPLTEAPKGNWRCPKCVAEECKRPAEAFGFEQATREYTLQSFGEMADTFKADYFNMPVHMVPTELVEREFWRLVSSIEEDVTVEYGADIHSKEFGSGFPMNNGMKNLSQEEADYARSGWNLNVMPVLEQSLLCHINADISGMKVPWLYVGMVFSAFCWHIEDHWSYSINYLHWGEPKTWYGVPSVAAEQLEEVMKKLTPELFEFQPDLLHQLVTIMNPNILMAHGVPVVRTNQCAGEFVITFPRAYHSGFNQGYNFAEAVNFCTADWLPAGRSCIEHYRRLRRYCVFSHEELTCKMAACPEKLDLNLAAATHREMFSIVQEERELRKGLLERGITEAEREAFELLPDDERQCDNCKTTCFLSALACSNCTERLVCLYHTQDLCNCPTDKLYLRYRYTLDELLAMLHRLKVRAESFDSWANRVKEALEQEEGNKTGVTDLEVLKAEAAEKKFPDNELLQRLNTTLTDTQHCQQTSTELLNKTLTRRMTLAELKALVEKMENLPCVISQLEDVQAVLRTIEEFQTQAQALVSDRDWRRDAPPPEQLQALLEQGAGLPVDAPECELLKGMQEQSRWLGEVRRTMGPEGSEVTLVVLRSLMEAGCIVPQSVSVETAMAELQELLTIAERWEEKAQICLEQRQKHPLSTLEAIVNEAQLIPVKLPNILSLRGCLSRARAWVTDLEEIQNGEHYPCLDDLEGLVAIGRDLPVRMEELRQLELQVASAHSWRDKASKTFLKKSSQHSLLQVLCPCVEKRKARGEETGCLDDTDTNTLGLSAQDLRDPGAIVMAFKEGEHQEKEALLRLQQDNLSKPGVEKKEKEVKTEQEDKENGGGRWGEDPMELDTALHSENCGKGNGDSNHTTTGSASPPQSVCVCGRAPRPPLLRCHLCKDWFHGGCVPFPSLLLPSAPPTNPLCWWDWDSRFLCPRCQRSRRPRLETILALLVALQRLPVRLPEGEALQCLTERAITWQGRAKEALDSPEIQGALEKLQELKQKQPHREGEEEEDGKKGNSESVIVLSDSEGGEGEGVIDLTEENSPKKTPKKEMNGGTQAGCENGISRYNVTGVGSLLPLVPSLKGPVIELSLTTRTQLEELQLEGDLLEVSLDQTSTIHRVLQAASEPQRHTLQTLILIELQEQKGAGRGGRAKDKRKRKSQRGDTGAEGGPRSQDTSESKKTRPLNHIPIQTHPEIL; this is encoded by the exons AT GGCGATGGAGGGGGAAGATTTTGTGCCTCCTCCGGAGTGCCCAGTGTTCGAGCCGTCATGGGAGGAGTTTCAGGATCCCCTGGGCTACATTGCCAAGATCCGTCCAATTGCAGAGAAGTCTGGAATCTGCAAGATTCGTCCTCCTGCT GACTGGCAGCCACCCTTTGCTGTGGAGGTGGATAGCTTCCGCTTCACACCCCGTATACAGAGACTCAATGAGCTGGAG GCGGAGACACGAGTCAAGCTAAACTACTTGGACCGGATCGCCAAATTCTGGGAGATCCAGGGATCCTCTCTCAAGATCCCGAACATCGAGAGGCGCATCCTGGACCTCTTCAGCCTGTCCAAG GTTgtgatagaggagggagggtttGATATAGTCAGCAAGGAGAGGCGCTGGGCTCGCGTGGCCCAGAAGCTTGGCTACCCTCCAGGCAAGAACATTGGCTCCCTCCTGCGCTCACACTACGAGAGGATTGTCTACCCCTTTGAGGTGTTCCACACTGGTGCCAGCCTGCCG CAGACTAAGCCAAAGCTATATGATGGAGAGGAGGTGCATAGAGAATACAAGCCCCACTCCATCCCCCTACGCCAGTCTGTCCAGCCCTCCAAGACGAGCAGCTACGGACGCAGAGCCAATCGTCTCCAGCCAGAC CCTGATCCCACAGAGGAGGACATAGAGAAGAATCCAGAGCTGAAGAAACTACAGATTTACGGTGCAGGGCCTAAGATGATGGGGCTAGGACTGGTGCCCAGGAATAAGAGCATTCCCAAGAAAG AAGAGCTGCCTCAGACTGTGACTGTCCGGGCTGCAGCTCCTGCTGTCCAGGTCAAGGAGCAGCCAGGGGAGGtcaaagagaaaggaggagatggCAGCACAACCACAATGGCTCCTCCTCCCTCTGATGCCACGATAAAGATTGAGgtgaagaaagaggaagagaaacatGAAGGTGGAGCAGCTCATGACAGCGGGGACCAAGACAGTGGTGAAAACGGTGACGGGCCCTGCACCAAGATGACCATGAGGCTGAGACGTAACCTCGGCAACCCTCAGTTT GTGGATTCGTTTGTGTGCCGGATGTGTGGCCGTGGCGACGAGGATGAGAAGCTCCTGCTGTGTGACGGTTGTGATGACAACTACCACACCTTCTGTCTGCTGCCCCCTCTCACTGAGGCCCCCAAGGGCAACTGGCGCTGTCCAAAATGTGTGGCTGAG GAGTGTAAAAGGCCAGCGGAGGCCTTTGGTTTTGAGCAGGCTACTAGGGAATACACCCTGCAGAGTTTTGGGGAGATGGCCGACACCTTCAAAGCAGACTACTTCAACATGCCTGTCCAT ATGGTTCCAACAGagctggtggagagagagttctgGCGGTTGGTCAGTAGTATAGAGGAGGACGTGACAGTGGAGTATGGAGCCGACATCCACTCTAAAGAGTTTGGCAGTGGATTCCCCATGAACAACGGCATGAAGAACCTCTCACAAGAGGAAGCG GACTATGCCCGGAGCGGCTGGAACCTGAACGTGATGCCAGTTCTGGAGCAGTCCCTGCTGTGCCACATCAACGCAGACATCTCTGGCATGAAGGTGCCCTGGCTCTATGTGGGCATGGTCTTCTCCGCTTTCTGCTGGCACATCGAAGACCACTGGAGCTACTCCATCAACTACCTGCACTG GGGTGAGCCTAAGACGTGGTATGGGGTTCCCTCTGTAGCAGCAGAGCAGTTAGAGGAGGTGATGAAGAAGCTGACCCCAGAGCTGTTTGAGTTCCAGCCTGACCTCCTCCACCAGCTGGTCACTATTATGAACCCCAACATCCTCATGGCTCACGGGGTCCCg GTTGTGCGCACCAACCAATGTGCTGGCGAGTTTGTCATCACTTTCCCCAGAGCCTACCACAGCGGCTTCAATCAGGGATACAACTTTGCTGAAGCTGTAAACTTTTGCACTGCAGACTGG CTGCCCGCAGGCCGCTCCTGTATCGAGCACTACCGTCGTCTGAGACGGTACTGTGTTTTCTCCCACGAGGAGCTGACCTGTAAGATGGCCGCCTGCCCAGAGAAGCTAGACCTCAACCTGGCCGCTGCCACGCACAGAGAGATGTTCAGCATCGTCCAGGAGGAGAGGGAGCTACGCAAGGGCTTGCTGGAGAGG ggCATcacagaggctgagagggaggCGTTTGAGCTGCTACCTGATGATGAGAGGCAGTGTGATAATTGCAAGACCACCTGCTTCCTGTCGGCCCTGGCCTGTTCAAACTGCACTGAACGCCTCGTCTGTCTCTACCACACTCAGGACCTCTGTAACTGCCCCACAGACAAACTCTACCTCAG gtacaggtacacacTGGATGAGCTGCTGGCCATGTTACACCGGCTCAAAGTGCGAGCTGAGTCGTTTGATTCCTGGGCCAACAGAGTGAAAGAGGCTCTGGAGCAGGAAGAGGGCAACAAGACAG GTGTCACGGATCTGGAGGTGCTGAAGGCAGAGGCAGCAGAGAAGAAGTTTCCTGACAACGAGCTGCTCCAGAGACTCAACACTACCCTCACTGACACACAGCACTGTCAGCAGACCAGCACTGAGCTCCTCAACAAGACACTGACCAG GAGGATGACCCTTGCTGAACTCAAGGCtctagtggagaagatggagaacCTGCCCTGTGTGATAAGCCAGCTTGAGGACGTACAG GCGGTCCTGCGTACGATAGAGGAATTCCAGACTCAGGCCCAGGCTCTAGTAAGCGACAGGGACTGGCGGCGAGACGCCCCTCCCCCAGAGCAGCTTCAGGCCCTGTTGGAGCAGGGGGCTGGCTTACCTGTCGATGCCCCTGAGTGTGAGCTCCTGAAGGGGATGCAGGAGCAGAGCCGCTGGCTAGGCGAGGTGCGCCGGACCATGGGTCCCGAGGGGAGTGAGGTGACCCTGGTGGTCCTCAGGAGCCTGATGGAGGCGGGCTGCATCGTGCCCCAGAGCGTCTCTGTGGAAACGGCCATGGCAGAGCTGCAGGAGCTGCTGACGATAGCAGAACGCTGGGAGGAGAAGGCCCAGATCTGTTTGGAGCAACG GCAGAAGCACCCTCTGTCCACCTTGGAGGCCATAGTGAACGAGGCCCAGCTCATCCCAGTCAAGCTGCCCAACATCCTGTCTCTCCGGGGCTGTCTGAGCCGGGCCAGGGCCTGGGTCACTGACCTGGAGGAGATCCAG aatGGGGAGCACTACCCGTGTCTGGATGACCTGGAGGGCCTGGTGGCGATAGGGAGAGACCTGCCAGTCAGGATGGAGGAGCTGAGGCAGCTGGAGCTGCAGGTAGCCAGCGCCCACTCCTGGAGAGACAAGGCCTCCAAGACCTTCCTGAAGAAGAGCAGCCAGCACAGCCTGCTACAG GTGTTGTGTCCGTGCGTGGAGAAGCGTAAagcgaggggagaggagacgggttgtTTAGATGACACCGATACCAACACTCTGGGCCTTTCTGCTCAGGACCTGAGAGACCCTGGAGCCATT GTGATGGCGTTTAAAGAAGGAGAGCACCAGGAGAAAGAGGCTCTGCTGAGGCTCCAGCAGGACAACCTGTCTAAACCAGGTgtggagaagaaagagaaagaggtaaagactgagcaggaggacaaggagaacggaggtgggaggtggggggaggacCCCATGGAGCTGGACACAGCTCTCCACTCTGAGAACTGTGGAAAGGGGAACGGGGACAGTAACCACACAACGACAGGCAGTGCCTCTCctccccagtcagtgtgtgtgtgtggccgggCGCCTCGCCCCCCTCTGCTGCGCTGCCACCTGTGTAAAGACTGGTTCCACGGTGGGTGTGTCCCGTTCCCCTCCCTCTTGCTCCCCTCAGCGCCCCCCACCAACCCCCTCTGCTGGTGGGACTGGGACTCACGCTTCCTGTGCCCCCGGTGCCAGCGCTCGCGGCGCCCGCGTCTGGAGACCATCCTGGCCCTGCTGGTGGCGCTCCAGAGGCTGCCCGTCCGTCTGCCAGAGGGAGAGGCTCTGCAGTGTCTCACAGAGAGGGCCATCACCTGGCAGGGGCGCGCCAAGGAGGCACTGGACAGCCCAGAGATACAGGGGGCACTAGAGAAGCTGCAGGAGCTTAAACAGAAGCAGCctcacagggagggagaggaggaggaggatgggaagaAAGGGAACTCTGAGTCGGTGATAGTGCTGTCGGAttctgagggaggggagggagagggagtgatagacCTCACAGAGGAGAACTCTCCCAAGAAGACCCCAAAGAAAGAGATGAACGGTGGCACGCAGGCTGGATGTGAAAACGGCATAAGCCGTTACAATGTAACAG GTGTGGGCTCTCTGCTGCCGCTGGTCCCTTCACTAAAAGGCCCAGTGATCGAGCTGTCCCTGACCACCAGGACCCAGCTAGAGGAGTTGCAGCTGGAGGGAGACCTGCTGGAGGTGTCTCTGGACCAGACCAGCACCATCCACAGGGTCCTCCAGGCTGCTTCAGagccacagagacacacactccaAACACTCATACTG ATTGAGCTCCAGGAGCAGAAAGGGGCGGGTCGTGGGGGGCGGGCCAAGgacaagaggaagaggaagagccaGAGGGGCGACACAGGGGCGGAGGGAGGACCCCGGTCCCAGGACACCTCAGAGTCCAAGAAGACCCGGCCCCTCAACCACATTCCCATCCAGACACACCCCGAG ATCTTATGA